In Halorientalis sp. LT38, a genomic segment contains:
- a CDS encoding CoA transferase subunit A has protein sequence MAVSTMSEAMRTVGDGDVVYVGGFGFAQPFAAVHELIRREPADLHVIRSSGGVLLDQLIGAGCVSAATIAHCWNAVGPAPTSAFRRAAEDGVPRPIEIEEHGLGNLVLRLFAGARRLPFVPAGPVEGTGQFEHQTFEGKFTEVSFDGDTHYVMEPLTPDVGVLHVPRADERGNAQLTGARAEIKHGAMASETLVVTAEEIVPSEEIQDTPDQTILPGFMVDHVVESPGGAHPSGVHGRYPRDIDYLEHYGEVTDSREGFEAYLDDWVYGVGDREEYLAAVRDSGFAEVAP, from the coding sequence ATGGCTGTCTCGACGATGTCGGAAGCGATGCGGACGGTCGGCGACGGGGACGTGGTGTACGTCGGCGGCTTCGGGTTCGCCCAGCCGTTCGCCGCCGTCCACGAACTGATTCGACGGGAGCCGGCGGATCTGCACGTGATCCGCTCCTCCGGCGGCGTGTTGCTCGATCAACTGATCGGCGCCGGCTGCGTCTCGGCGGCTACCATCGCCCACTGCTGGAACGCGGTCGGCCCGGCCCCGACGAGCGCGTTCCGCCGAGCGGCCGAGGACGGCGTCCCCAGACCCATCGAGATCGAAGAACACGGGCTCGGCAACCTCGTCCTGCGCCTGTTCGCCGGCGCTCGCCGCCTCCCCTTCGTCCCCGCCGGCCCGGTCGAGGGGACCGGCCAGTTCGAGCACCAGACCTTCGAGGGCAAATTCACCGAAGTTTCCTTCGACGGCGACACCCACTACGTGATGGAGCCGCTGACCCCGGACGTCGGCGTGCTCCACGTCCCGCGAGCGGACGAGCGGGGCAACGCCCAGCTGACGGGCGCCCGCGCCGAGATCAAACACGGCGCGATGGCGTCGGAGACGCTCGTCGTCACGGCGGAAGAGATCGTACCCTCCGAGGAGATCCAGGACACGCCCGACCAGACGATCCTCCCGGGGTTCATGGTCGACCACGTGGTCGAATCGCCCGGCGGCGCCCACCCGTCGGGCGTCCACGGGCGCTATCCGCGCGACATCGACTACCTCGAACACTACGGCGAGGTGACCGACTCACGGGAGGGCTTCGAGGCCTACCTCGACGACTGGGTGTACGGCGTCGGCGACCGCGAGGAGTACCTCGCCGCCGTTCGCGACAGCGGGTTCGCGGAGGTGGCCCCGTGA
- a CDS encoding archaea-specific SMC-related protein, translated as MSDVRLAVENVGGIESEEYDFDDGTTLIVGRNASNKTSLLRSVQFALGIDELPMRSGADRAGVRLEVGDRTVSREARRNGAGYEIEGDGWVTDPEDALLVRRFACLLGSNPLRGAVERGEDVESLLKEPIDVEALEAERARKLERKRELRSEIEALANVDERLEEQTAERADVRERIETLEAELDDLYAQQEETETGDERLDELREERTDLRAERGTYGDGIEELESTIERLAERRATVAEELADAESAVEAVDVERLKSERESVRAELAEITDRIDVLQSVLSANRELLDSEFAGSLGYDPGLMDDELSCWACGNAAPRGDFEDTVEELQELIAADKERKREREPQLSELERDIEAAEDAKRRVRDLEAELNDVEGRLQQRRDSLEQKREEYERVEAELERVEREIADQESERAESRSDVATDIEEVRLELQTLRREVERLGDAIDDLEADREERERKANEIEQLTEDIQALTERIENREAELRTVFNETMDELIDALGFDRIERVRLDGDFEVVIAREVDGVVREDAIDHLAESEREVIGIVLGLAGYLVYDVDEVAPILLLDSLGVFDATRTERLVEYFADRTDVLLAAIHPEVAQHLDYEAVSMS; from the coding sequence ATGAGTGACGTCCGGCTGGCGGTCGAGAACGTCGGCGGGATCGAGTCCGAGGAGTACGACTTCGACGACGGGACGACGCTGATCGTCGGCCGCAACGCCTCGAACAAGACCTCGCTGCTCCGGAGCGTCCAGTTCGCACTCGGGATCGACGAGTTACCGATGCGAAGCGGCGCGGATCGGGCCGGCGTCCGCCTCGAAGTCGGCGACCGGACGGTCAGCCGCGAGGCGCGGCGCAACGGCGCGGGCTACGAGATCGAGGGCGACGGCTGGGTGACCGATCCCGAGGACGCCCTGCTGGTGCGTCGGTTCGCGTGTCTGCTCGGCTCGAACCCACTTCGTGGCGCCGTCGAACGCGGCGAGGACGTCGAGTCGCTGCTGAAGGAACCGATCGACGTCGAGGCGCTGGAAGCCGAGCGCGCACGGAAACTCGAGCGCAAGCGCGAACTGCGAAGCGAGATCGAAGCGCTCGCGAACGTCGACGAGCGCCTCGAGGAACAAACCGCCGAGCGCGCGGACGTCCGCGAGCGGATCGAGACTCTCGAGGCCGAACTCGACGACCTGTACGCCCAGCAGGAGGAGACCGAGACCGGCGACGAGCGGCTCGACGAGCTCCGGGAGGAGCGGACCGACCTGCGGGCCGAGCGGGGGACCTACGGCGACGGGATCGAGGAACTGGAGTCGACCATCGAGCGACTGGCCGAGCGGCGGGCGACCGTCGCCGAGGAGCTGGCCGACGCGGAGTCGGCGGTCGAGGCGGTCGACGTCGAGCGCCTCAAAAGCGAGCGCGAGTCGGTCCGGGCGGAACTCGCGGAGATCACGGACCGGATCGACGTCTTGCAGTCGGTGCTGTCGGCCAACCGCGAACTGCTCGACTCGGAGTTCGCCGGCAGCCTGGGCTACGACCCGGGGCTGATGGACGACGAACTCTCCTGCTGGGCCTGCGGCAACGCGGCGCCCCGGGGTGACTTCGAAGACACCGTCGAGGAACTCCAGGAGCTGATCGCCGCGGACAAGGAGCGCAAACGCGAGCGCGAACCGCAGCTCTCGGAACTGGAACGCGACATCGAGGCGGCCGAAGACGCGAAGCGTCGCGTCCGGGACCTCGAAGCCGAGCTGAACGACGTCGAGGGGCGGCTCCAGCAGCGTCGGGACTCCCTCGAACAGAAACGCGAGGAGTACGAGCGCGTCGAAGCGGAACTCGAACGCGTCGAGCGGGAGATCGCCGACCAGGAGAGCGAGCGCGCCGAGTCGCGCTCGGACGTGGCGACCGACATCGAGGAGGTCCGGCTGGAGCTCCAGACGCTCCGCCGGGAGGTTGAGCGGCTCGGCGACGCGATCGACGACCTCGAAGCCGACCGCGAGGAGCGCGAGCGGAAGGCAAACGAGATCGAGCAACTGACCGAGGATATTCAGGCGCTCACGGAACGGATCGAGAACCGGGAGGCGGAGCTGCGGACGGTGTTCAACGAGACGATGGACGAGTTGATCGACGCGCTCGGGTTCGACCGGATCGAGCGCGTCCGCCTCGACGGCGACTTCGAGGTCGTCATCGCCCGCGAGGTCGACGGCGTCGTCCGCGAGGACGCGATCGACCACCTCGCAGAGAGCGAACGCGAGGTGATCGGCATCGTCCTCGGCCTCGCCGGCTACCTGGTCTACGACGTGGACGAGGTCGCCCCTATCCTGCTCTTGGACTCCCTCGGCGTCTTCGACGCGACGCGGACCGAGCGCCTCGTCGAGTACTTCGCCGACCGGACCGACGTCCTGCTGGCGGCCATCCACCCGGAGGTCGCCCAGCACCTGGACTACGAAGCCGTCTCGATGTCCTGA
- a CDS encoding glycoside hydrolase family 15 protein, with protein MSPVADAGYTPIEDYGVIGNLETCALVAPDGSIDWFPFPHLESPSILGAILDAERGGRFRIAPAASADGRQSYVGRTNVLETAFETDAGTATVTDFLPPAGRVDHPKKVLYRKVACSDGTVDLAVEYDPQFDYGRGATTMTATDEGVHAAGGDEQTLLESPVDLRIQDGRATGTLSLDAGDTVWFMLRCTGAEDAATDPEAALADTIAFWKDWVHDCDGVGGDCAFDGPWHDLVVRSGLVLKLLTHAESGAIAAAPTTSLPEDVGGVRNWDYRYNWLRDAGFTIQALMNLGHVAEAVDYFDWFLDLCHADRPGEIRPLYGLHGDDDLEERELDHLAGYRQSSPVRIGNGAAEQTQLDIYGELLLAADDMHSFGREITPDDWAVLRGIVDHVVSVWDEPDAGIWEVRSGPEHFVYSKVLCWVALDRALAIADAGDLDAPVETWREARERIRAAVLEKGYDTDLDAFVQSYGSETLDATALLLPMVGFLPFGDDRIRGTVETIESRLVEDDVLVRRYDGEDGLPGTEGAFVLCSCWLIDVLALSGRVAEARERFEALLEYVAPLDLVAEELDVAGGHYLGNHPQAFSHVGIVNSALYVAYAEGREIPGPEPMGVRLGDPIVTPGE; from the coding sequence GTGAGCCCGGTGGCTGACGCCGGCTACACCCCGATCGAGGACTACGGCGTGATCGGCAACCTCGAGACGTGCGCGCTGGTCGCCCCCGACGGCTCGATCGACTGGTTTCCCTTCCCCCATCTCGAGTCGCCGAGCATCCTCGGCGCGATTCTGGACGCCGAGCGCGGGGGCCGCTTCCGGATCGCCCCCGCTGCCTCCGCCGACGGACGCCAGTCCTACGTCGGGCGGACCAACGTCCTCGAGACGGCCTTCGAGACGGACGCGGGGACCGCGACGGTGACGGACTTCCTCCCGCCGGCCGGCCGCGTCGATCACCCCAAGAAGGTCCTCTACAGGAAGGTCGCCTGCTCGGACGGGACCGTCGACCTCGCCGTCGAGTACGACCCGCAGTTCGACTACGGGCGCGGGGCGACGACGATGACCGCGACCGACGAGGGCGTCCACGCCGCCGGCGGGGACGAGCAGACGCTCCTCGAGAGCCCCGTCGACCTCCGAATACAGGACGGCCGGGCGACCGGCACCCTCTCGCTCGACGCGGGCGATACCGTCTGGTTCATGCTGCGCTGTACGGGGGCGGAGGACGCGGCGACCGACCCCGAGGCGGCGCTCGCCGACACGATCGCCTTCTGGAAGGACTGGGTCCACGACTGCGACGGCGTGGGAGGCGACTGCGCCTTCGACGGCCCCTGGCACGACCTCGTCGTCCGGTCTGGCCTGGTCCTGAAACTCCTCACCCACGCCGAGTCGGGGGCCATCGCCGCCGCGCCGACCACCTCCCTTCCCGAAGACGTCGGTGGGGTACGGAACTGGGACTACCGCTACAACTGGCTGCGCGACGCCGGGTTCACGATTCAGGCGCTGATGAACCTCGGCCACGTCGCCGAGGCGGTCGACTACTTCGACTGGTTCCTGGACCTCTGTCACGCGGATCGACCGGGCGAGATCCGGCCGCTCTACGGCCTCCACGGCGACGACGATCTCGAGGAGCGGGAACTCGATCACCTGGCTGGCTACCGCCAGTCCAGCCCCGTCCGGATCGGCAACGGCGCCGCCGAACAGACCCAGCTCGACATCTACGGGGAGCTCTTGCTCGCGGCCGACGACATGCACTCCTTCGGCCGGGAGATCACCCCCGACGACTGGGCGGTGCTCCGGGGCATCGTCGACCACGTCGTCTCGGTGTGGGACGAACCGGACGCCGGGATCTGGGAGGTCCGCAGCGGGCCGGAGCACTTCGTCTACTCGAAGGTGCTGTGCTGGGTCGCCCTGGACCGGGCCCTCGCCATCGCCGACGCGGGGGACCTCGACGCGCCAGTCGAGACCTGGCGCGAGGCCCGCGAGCGAATCAGGGCGGCCGTCCTCGAGAAGGGCTACGACACGGACCTGGACGCGTTCGTCCAGTCCTACGGGTCCGAGACGCTGGACGCGACAGCCCTCCTGCTCCCGATGGTCGGCTTCCTCCCGTTCGGCGACGACCGGATCCGGGGCACCGTCGAGACGATCGAGTCCCGGCTGGTCGAGGACGACGTGCTCGTCCGGCGCTACGACGGAGAGGACGGATTACCCGGCACCGAGGGGGCGTTCGTCCTCTGTTCGTGCTGGCTGATCGACGTCCTGGCGCTCTCGGGTCGGGTCGCCGAGGCCCGCGAGCGGTTCGAGGCGCTGCTCGAGTACGTCGCCCCCCTCGATCTCGTCGCCGAGGAACTCGACGTCGCGGGCGGTCACTACCTCGGGAACCACCCGCAGGCGTTCAGCCACGTCGGGATCGTCAACAGCGCCCTGTACGTGGCCTACGCCGAGGGCCGGGAGATCCCCGGCCCGGAACCGATGGGCGTTCGCCTGGGCGACCCGATCGTGACGCCCGGGGAGTGA
- a CDS encoding CoA-transferase — protein sequence MSDAAPTRREQLLFTAAQEFEDERTVFTGFHWPVVAARVARKLHAPDLTSVFEAGIVYRGTSETLPTSTTEINAFDGNTDMYGNSLDTLHTFLKSGQLDRAAIDVSNVDRFGNVNTTVVGEYDDPAVRLPGPGGANDIATHTEDLTLICGSADPERYQDRVSYVSSPGHIDGDGSREAAGFEPGTGPSKLVTPLGTFRFDETGRARLARLAPGASVDDVREMTGWEIEGGDYDTAPEPDADQLAVVREVLAEAADRNYAAIRP from the coding sequence GTGAGCGACGCCGCACCGACCCGCCGGGAGCAGTTGCTGTTCACGGCGGCCCAGGAGTTCGAGGACGAGCGGACGGTCTTCACCGGCTTTCACTGGCCGGTCGTCGCCGCGCGAGTGGCGCGCAAACTCCACGCACCCGACCTGACCTCCGTCTTCGAGGCCGGCATCGTCTACCGCGGCACCTCCGAGACGCTGCCGACCAGCACGACCGAGATCAACGCCTTCGACGGCAACACGGACATGTACGGCAACTCGCTGGACACGCTGCACACCTTCCTCAAGTCCGGCCAGCTCGACCGGGCGGCCATCGACGTCTCGAACGTCGACCGCTTCGGCAACGTCAACACGACAGTGGTTGGGGAGTACGACGACCCGGCGGTTCGGCTGCCGGGCCCGGGCGGCGCGAACGACATCGCGACCCACACCGAGGACCTGACGCTGATCTGTGGCTCGGCCGACCCCGAGCGATACCAGGACCGGGTGTCCTACGTCTCCAGCCCCGGCCACATCGACGGCGACGGCTCGCGGGAGGCCGCCGGCTTCGAGCCCGGAACTGGGCCGTCGAAACTCGTCACGCCGCTGGGGACCTTCCGGTTCGACGAGACGGGACGCGCCCGCCTCGCCAGACTCGCCCCGGGTGCGAGCGTCGACGACGTCCGCGAGATGACCGGCTGGGAGATCGAGGGCGGCGACTACGACACCGCCCCGGAGCCGGATGCGGACCAGCTGGCCGTCGTCCGCGAGGTCCTCGCGGAGGCCGCGGACCGCAACTACGCGGCGATCCGCCCCTGA
- a CDS encoding Zn-ribbon domain-containing OB-fold protein, translating to MHTTMRQFRDRATKYGLERAECTDCGRMNDPSAELCYHCGGDAFEDVTLSRRGEVKTYVVQHILPETFDTPLPIAIVETPEGGKVLGMFTEVDDPHAIEMGEQVTIELKRFDRQDGQVLYEPKFRREGGETA from the coding sequence ATGCACACGACAATGCGGCAGTTCCGCGACAGGGCGACCAAGTACGGCCTGGAGCGGGCCGAGTGTACAGACTGCGGCCGGATGAACGACCCCAGCGCCGAGCTGTGTTACCACTGCGGCGGCGACGCCTTCGAGGACGTGACCCTCTCGCGACGCGGCGAGGTCAAGACCTACGTCGTCCAGCACATCCTCCCGGAGACCTTCGACACGCCGCTGCCCATCGCCATCGTCGAGACGCCGGAGGGCGGGAAGGTGCTCGGGATGTTCACCGAGGTCGACGACCCCCACGCGATCGAGATGGGCGAGCAGGTGACGATCGAGTTGAAGCGGTTCGACCGCCAGGACGGGCAGGTGCTCTACGAGCCCAAGTTCCGCCGCGAGGGAGGTGAGACCGCGTGA
- a CDS encoding Lrp/AsnC family transcriptional regulator: protein MSLQPDADEVDRIILKALANGPRTPYSDIAEQLAAEGHEMSSEGVRHRVSKLLDRTSIFFLLEPDEHEWEIVRLAIRVTDDPDAKATALEEISEMPFWLVTRGVGTYDVYAVASAATNSRVDELVTAVTELEIVESVDHSTETSRHTNVDDYLSAGQRD, encoded by the coding sequence ATGTCACTCCAACCGGACGCCGACGAGGTCGATCGGATCATCCTGAAAGCCCTCGCGAACGGCCCCCGGACGCCGTACTCGGACATCGCCGAGCAACTGGCGGCGGAGGGCCACGAGATGTCCAGCGAGGGGGTGCGACACCGCGTCTCCAAACTGCTCGATCGGACGTCGATCTTCTTCCTGCTCGAGCCCGACGAACACGAGTGGGAGATCGTCCGGCTGGCGATCAGGGTGACCGACGATCCCGACGCGAAGGCCACCGCGCTCGAGGAGATCTCCGAGATGCCGTTCTGGCTCGTCACCCGGGGCGTCGGCACCTACGACGTTTACGCGGTCGCGTCCGCAGCCACGAACTCCCGCGTCGACGAACTCGTGACCGCGGTCACCGAACTCGAAATCGTCGAGTCGGTCGACCACTCCACGGAGACGAGCCGCCACACGAACGTCGACGATTACCTCTCGGCCGGCCAGCGCGACTAG
- a CDS encoding universal stress protein, protein MFDRILVPTDRSDPARRALEHAADLANRYEATVYVLHVVDARELDDDQEVDDRKRASRAETDDSLEGIEFEEVPKTAIRAGVPSEEILAFADESGSDVIVMGTHGRTGLRRYLLGSVAEKVVRLSDVPVLTVHPTDDDVGSIPYERILVPTDGSEGSEAAIAAATDLATHYGATLHGLSVVDTTVMAPEIQFDRIADELHVRASDAVERVATAAAESGVEGTETAVMEGRPYDAIRTYADENEIDLVVMGTHGRSGIDRYLLGSVAEKVVRTSTVPVLTVRMSGE, encoded by the coding sequence ATGTTCGATCGGATCCTCGTCCCCACCGACCGCAGCGACCCGGCCCGGCGGGCGCTCGAACACGCGGCCGACCTCGCCAACCGGTACGAGGCGACCGTCTACGTACTCCACGTCGTCGACGCGCGGGAACTCGACGACGACCAGGAGGTCGACGACCGCAAACGGGCGTCCCGCGCGGAGACCGACGATTCCCTCGAAGGCATCGAGTTCGAAGAGGTCCCGAAGACGGCGATCCGGGCCGGCGTCCCCAGCGAGGAGATCCTGGCGTTCGCCGACGAGTCCGGGAGCGACGTGATCGTGATGGGGACCCACGGGCGGACGGGACTGCGCCGGTACCTGCTCGGCAGCGTCGCCGAGAAGGTCGTCCGGCTGTCGGACGTGCCGGTCCTCACTGTCCACCCGACCGACGACGACGTCGGGTCGATCCCCTACGAGCGGATCCTCGTGCCCACCGACGGGAGCGAGGGGTCCGAAGCGGCGATCGCGGCCGCCACGGACCTCGCGACGCACTACGGGGCGACGCTGCACGGGCTGTCGGTCGTCGACACGACCGTGATGGCGCCCGAGATCCAGTTCGATCGGATCGCCGACGAGCTCCATGTCCGCGCCAGCGACGCGGTCGAGCGCGTCGCGACCGCGGCCGCCGAGTCCGGCGTCGAGGGCACGGAGACCGCCGTCATGGAGGGACGCCCCTACGATGCCATCCGGACCTACGCCGACGAGAACGAGATCGACCTCGTCGTCATGGGGACCCACGGTCGGAGCGGTATCGACCGCTACCTGCTCGGCAGCGTCGCCGAGAAGGTCGTCCGAACGTCCACCGTCCCGGTCCTGACCGTCCGGATGTCCGGCGAGTGA
- a CDS encoding dihydrolipoyl dehydrogenase family protein, producing the protein MPEFDLIVLGGGTGNLVASAAAEDGLDVALVERDRLGGTCLNRGCNPSKQLIHRANVAETVRTAGSVGVEATLESIDFERIVDDVREEIDADAEAKAAAAREHDRVTFYQGEGRFVDERTVVVGDEDGETERLTAETVVLAGGSRPVVPDAIAGTEETAFLTSDEALWLSERPDRLVIVGGGYVAVELAHFFGEMGADVTIVGHGAVLLDREDADVAERLTEAYRERHDLRLGYTVTEIAGDGTDKRVTAEDADGAEIEVTGDRILLATGRRPNTESWNVSAAGIETDEEGFVETDEYLRTSAEGVYAIGDIAGNYMFKHSGDKEAEYAVENAVRGRGEPVEYPGMAHAVFGSPEVAGLGATEDDLDGDYEIGRCRYDETALGSALDDHGGFAKALVAPDGAVLGCHVVGPEASTMIHEVSTAVAAGADASTIAETIHVHPAISEVVQGAFRDVRDVAPTGF; encoded by the coding sequence ATGCCCGAGTTCGACCTCATCGTCCTCGGCGGCGGGACGGGCAACCTGGTAGCGTCGGCGGCCGCCGAAGACGGCCTCGACGTCGCGCTCGTCGAACGCGACCGACTCGGCGGAACCTGCCTCAACCGCGGGTGCAACCCCTCGAAACAGCTCATCCACCGCGCGAACGTCGCGGAGACGGTCCGGACGGCCGGGTCGGTCGGCGTCGAGGCCACACTCGAATCCATCGACTTCGAGCGGATCGTCGACGACGTGCGCGAGGAGATCGACGCCGACGCCGAGGCGAAGGCCGCGGCCGCCCGCGAGCACGACCGCGTCACATTCTACCAGGGCGAGGGCCGGTTCGTCGACGAGCGGACAGTCGTGGTCGGAGACGAGGACGGCGAGACGGAGCGACTCACCGCCGAGACGGTCGTCCTGGCCGGAGGGTCAAGGCCGGTGGTCCCGGACGCCATCGCCGGGACCGAGGAGACCGCGTTCCTGACCAGCGACGAGGCCCTCTGGCTCTCCGAGCGACCGGATCGGCTCGTGATCGTCGGCGGCGGGTACGTCGCGGTCGAACTGGCGCACTTCTTCGGGGAGATGGGCGCCGACGTGACCATCGTCGGTCACGGCGCGGTCCTCCTCGATCGCGAGGACGCCGACGTGGCCGAGCGGCTCACCGAGGCCTACCGGGAGCGACACGACCTCCGTCTGGGCTACACCGTGACCGAGATCGCCGGGGACGGGACGGACAAGCGGGTCACCGCCGAGGACGCGGACGGCGCGGAGATCGAGGTCACTGGCGACCGCATCCTGTTGGCGACGGGACGCCGGCCCAACACCGAGAGCTGGAACGTCTCCGCCGCCGGCATCGAGACTGACGAGGAGGGGTTCGTCGAGACCGACGAGTACCTCCGGACCTCCGCCGAGGGCGTCTACGCCATCGGCGACATCGCGGGCAACTACATGTTCAAACACTCGGGGGACAAGGAGGCGGAGTACGCCGTCGAGAACGCCGTCAGAGGGCGCGGGGAACCGGTCGAGTACCCCGGAATGGCCCACGCCGTGTTCGGCTCGCCGGAGGTGGCCGGCCTCGGGGCGACCGAGGACGACCTCGACGGCGACTACGAGATCGGGAGGTGTCGGTACGACGAGACCGCGCTCGGGTCGGCACTGGACGACCACGGCGGGTTCGCGAAGGCACTCGTCGCCCCAGACGGGGCGGTGCTGGGCTGTCACGTCGTCGGCCCGGAGGCGTCGACGATGATCCACGAGGTGAGTACGGCGGTCGCCGCGGGCGCGGACGCGTCGACGATCGCCGAGACGATCCACGTCCACCCCGCGATCTCCGAGGTCGTCCAGGGGGCGTTCCGCGACGTCCGGGACGTCGCTCCCACTGGGTTCTGA
- a CDS encoding thiolase family protein has translation MSRDVAVVGAGMIPFGERFEMGYYDMMGRAYANAKDDVAHGIDNDDVDAAWLGTAYGTLSNDAEIVSGARLSEATGLQGVPITRVENACATGSDAVRNAAAAVQAGQADVAVVVGGEKMRDKPTDEFMKTVTNRPTTRGMTAPAFFAMYAQRHMQEYGTTREQMAEVAVKNHHNGTLCEYSHFDFEVDAESVLEAPYVSYPFGLYDCSPQTDGAACLVLASEDVADSYADEPVWIRGTGNSTVPYDMTKRDDYLEADPTVAAASQAYEMADLGPDDVDVVEQHDCFTFTELLNMEDLGFCEKGEGGPFVASGATRLDGELPVNPSGGLKAKGHPIGATGVAQICELVWQLRGECGERQVDDPDVGLQHNLAGSLAVSNVTVVSTEQH, from the coding sequence GTGAGCCGCGACGTCGCCGTCGTCGGCGCGGGGATGATCCCCTTCGGCGAGCGCTTCGAGATGGGCTACTACGACATGATGGGGCGGGCCTACGCCAACGCCAAGGACGACGTCGCCCACGGGATCGACAACGACGACGTCGACGCCGCGTGGCTCGGCACCGCCTACGGGACGCTCTCGAACGACGCCGAGATCGTCTCCGGCGCGCGCCTGAGCGAGGCGACCGGCCTCCAGGGCGTGCCGATCACGCGCGTCGAGAACGCCTGCGCCACCGGCAGCGACGCGGTGCGCAACGCCGCCGCAGCGGTCCAGGCCGGCCAGGCCGACGTCGCCGTCGTCGTCGGGGGCGAGAAGATGCGGGACAAGCCCACCGACGAGTTCATGAAGACGGTGACGAACCGGCCGACGACCCGCGGGATGACCGCGCCGGCCTTCTTCGCCATGTACGCCCAGCGGCACATGCAGGAGTACGGCACCACCCGCGAGCAGATGGCCGAGGTGGCCGTCAAGAACCACCACAACGGGACCCTCTGTGAGTACTCGCACTTCGACTTCGAGGTCGACGCCGAGTCCGTCCTGGAGGCGCCCTACGTTTCCTACCCCTTCGGCCTCTACGACTGCTCGCCCCAGACCGACGGCGCGGCGTGTCTCGTCCTCGCGAGCGAGGACGTCGCCGACTCCTACGCCGACGAACCCGTCTGGATCCGCGGGACCGGCAACAGCACAGTCCCATACGACATGACCAAGCGCGACGACTACCTGGAGGCCGACCCGACCGTCGCGGCCGCCAGCCAGGCCTACGAGATGGCCGACCTCGGCCCCGACGACGTGGACGTCGTCGAGCAGCACGACTGTTTCACCTTCACCGAGTTGCTCAACATGGAGGATCTCGGCTTCTGCGAGAAGGGCGAGGGCGGCCCGTTCGTCGCGAGCGGCGCGACCCGTCTCGACGGCGAACTGCCCGTCAACCCCTCCGGCGGCCTGAAGGCCAAGGGCCACCCGATCGGCGCGACCGGCGTCGCCCAGATCTGCGAACTCGTCTGGCAACTGCGCGGCGAGTGCGGCGAGCGCCAGGTCGACGACCCGGACGTCGGCCTCCAGCACAACCTCGCCGGCTCGCTGGCCGTGAGCAACGTCACCGTCGTCTCGACCGAGCAGCACTGA
- a CDS encoding NAD-dependent epimerase/dehydratase family protein, with translation MTRIALTGAGGNVGRELLDAFDGDDEVRAFTHSAHDDIDSERLDVTDPDDVAAKLDAVDVVIHLAGASSPGADWETVTETNLHGTKHVCDAAVENGIDRVVFASSNHAVGTYNAVDEDPERMTTGYAQTVDAEAPTRPDSYYGVSKAACEGLTTFYADVQDLEVVNLRIGWYMSEDDLETEARAADDQGKRRFVRALWLSPRDCRDVHRQAATADLPENPITVNAVSRNTDRFHSITETMRLLGYRPRDDAADVLDD, from the coding sequence ATGACCCGGATCGCACTCACCGGTGCCGGGGGGAACGTCGGTCGGGAGTTGCTCGACGCGTTCGACGGCGACGACGAGGTGCGCGCGTTCACCCACTCAGCGCACGACGACATCGACAGCGAACGCCTGGACGTCACCGACCCCGACGACGTGGCCGCGAAACTCGACGCCGTGGACGTGGTGATCCACCTCGCCGGCGCGTCCTCGCCAGGCGCCGACTGGGAGACGGTCACGGAGACGAACCTCCACGGGACCAAACACGTCTGCGACGCGGCCGTCGAGAACGGGATCGACCGGGTGGTCTTCGCCTCCTCGAACCACGCCGTCGGCACGTACAACGCGGTGGACGAGGACCCCGAACGGATGACGACCGGCTACGCCCAGACGGTCGACGCCGAGGCGCCGACGCGGCCGGACTCCTACTACGGCGTGAGCAAAGCCGCCTGCGAGGGGCTGACGACGTTCTACGCCGACGTGCAGGACCTCGAAGTCGTCAACCTCCGCATCGGCTGGTACATGAGCGAGGACGATCTGGAGACGGAGGCCCGGGCGGCCGACGATCAGGGGAAGCGACGGTTCGTGCGGGCGCTCTGGCTCAGCCCCCGGGACTGCCGCGACGTCCACCGGCAGGCGGCGACGGCCGACCTCCCCGAGAACCCGATCACCGTGAACGCGGTCTCGCGCAACACCGACCGGTTCCACTCCATCACCGAGACGATGCGGCTGCTGGGGTACCGGCCGCGGGACGACGCTGCGGACGTGCTCGACGACTGA